One segment of Hippopotamus amphibius kiboko isolate mHipAmp2 chromosome 4, mHipAmp2.hap2, whole genome shotgun sequence DNA contains the following:
- the PPP1R17 gene encoding protein phosphatase 1 regulatory subunit 17, whose product MMSTEQMQPLELSEDRLDKLDPRCGHLDDLSDQFIKDCDLKKKPRKGKNVQVTLNVESDQKKPKRKDTPALHIPPFIPDVLSEHLIKRCDVQERQPKGKMSPALHNTDLELKKPRRKDTPALHVSPFAAGVTLLRDERPKVIMEDDEKDGDKIAS is encoded by the exons ATGATGTCCACTGAGCAAATGCAGCCACTGGAGCTCTCAGAAGACAGACTGGACAAGCTTGACCCTCGTTGTGGCCACTTAG ATGACCTTTCAGACCAGTTTATTAAGGACTGTGATCTCAAAAAGAAgccaagaaaagggaaaaatgtacAAGTCACCCTGAATGTTGAGTCAGACCAgaaaaaaccaaagagaaaagataCACCGGCCCTGCACATCCCACCTTTCATACCAG ATGTGCTTTCAGAACATTTGATTAAAAGATGCGATGTCCAAGAGAGACAACCAAAGGGCAAGATGAGTCCAGCTCTTCATAACACTGACCTGGAACTGAAAAAGCCAAGGAGAAAAGACACACCTGCCCTGCATGTGTCGCCATTTGCAGCAG GTGTGACACTGCTCAGGGACGAGAGACCCAAAGTGATCATGGAAGATGATGAAAAGGATGGTGACAAGATAGCTAGTTAA